In the genome of Leptospira koniambonensis, one region contains:
- a CDS encoding LIC_20196 family exoprotein, with protein sequence MQKRFVSVLFVLILFFISPISALTPPPSLESQVNSSNFIALAKLSNVKESKISSNSISVTASVEILKSLKGGKELPQKFDIAFLIFPELFGKWLKAAPQEGEYILFLIKKKVKDSKGVESEVIGLYEPHPYAFREYNKQLEENILSLTKN encoded by the coding sequence ATGCAAAAACGTTTCGTATCGGTCCTATTCGTACTGATCCTATTCTTTATCTCGCCAATTTCAGCATTAACACCACCACCCAGTCTGGAATCTCAGGTGAATTCTTCTAACTTTATCGCTTTGGCAAAACTTTCCAATGTGAAAGAAAGTAAGATCTCCTCTAATTCTATTTCTGTCACAGCAAGTGTAGAGATCCTAAAGTCCTTAAAAGGCGGAAAGGAACTCCCACAAAAATTTGATATCGCCTTCTTAATATTCCCTGAATTATTTGGAAAATGGCTTAAGGCTGCTCCCCAAGAAGGAGAATATATACTTTTTTTAATTAAGAAAAAAGTAAAAGACAGCAAGGGTGTAGAATCTGAGGTGATCGGACTTTACGAACCTCATCCTTATGCATTTCGTGAATACAACAAACAACTAGAAGAAAATATTTTATCTCTAACGAAGAACTAA
- a CDS encoding SCO family protein, with product MTGVVTSLIIVFFFSHSNPGMIQAEKDIPEETLILADKQENVSVQSVFYGKQSFLYFGSLDSSKNDLDQVEKFLNWFDKSAPGDSQFVFISLTPEKDGYKDLKDRFGKLSEKVLLLKPANSSAALELARSFGIQAYIQPESGNMKYKTALIWVDDSPKIRGIFPKIPEKPDSIDLPSLLVRAKEVP from the coding sequence ATGACTGGTGTAGTAACTAGTCTGATCATCGTATTCTTCTTTTCTCATTCCAATCCTGGAATGATCCAAGCCGAGAAGGATATTCCAGAAGAAACCCTAATTCTCGCAGATAAACAAGAGAATGTTTCCGTTCAGTCTGTATTCTATGGTAAACAAAGCTTCTTATATTTCGGATCTTTAGACTCTTCTAAAAACGATCTGGATCAAGTGGAGAAGTTCTTGAACTGGTTTGATAAATCTGCGCCAGGCGATTCTCAATTTGTATTTATTAGTTTAACTCCAGAAAAAGACGGATATAAAGATCTAAAAGATAGATTCGGCAAATTAAGTGAGAAGGTACTTTTACTTAAACCTGCAAACTCAAGTGCAGCATTGGAACTTGCTAGATCATTCGGGATCCAAGCATATATCCAACCTGAAAGTGGAAATATGAAATATAAAACTGCACTTATCTGGGTGGACGATTCTCCCAAGATCAGAGGTATCTTTCCTAAAATTCCGGAAAAACCGGATTCGATAGATCTGCCTTCCCTGCTCGTCCGAGCAAAAGAAGTTCCCTAA
- a CDS encoding energy transducer TonB gives MNPTLEKVKTDTARKLKELSLWEICVYGSLAFHLFLFLTYYYITHKEKEIVDSEQLEMNVEVDIQDIPPELLGGETAPTHKDPNEWVEGSNDEGKDPDPNEIKENEISGEGTDKDGFLFAFYGDKAPTPIIDFSLRDYFPENARAQGISDAMIYLEVQVDEKGNLINAKVIKSSIRGYGFEEAAVKVIRLARWSPGYAKGRPTRMNHRVPVHFELDDN, from the coding sequence ATGAATCCCACTCTGGAAAAAGTAAAAACTGACACAGCCCGAAAACTCAAAGAGCTTTCTCTTTGGGAGATCTGCGTTTATGGTTCACTTGCTTTTCACCTATTTTTATTCTTAACTTATTACTACATCACTCACAAAGAAAAGGAAATTGTAGATTCCGAACAATTGGAAATGAATGTAGAAGTTGATATCCAAGATATTCCTCCTGAACTTCTCGGAGGAGAAACTGCTCCAACTCATAAAGATCCAAATGAATGGGTAGAAGGTTCCAACGACGAAGGTAAAGATCCAGACCCGAATGAGATCAAAGAAAATGAGATCAGCGGAGAAGGTACTGACAAAGACGGATTTTTATTCGCTTTTTATGGAGACAAGGCACCTACTCCGATCATTGATTTTTCTTTGAGAGATTATTTTCCTGAGAACGCTCGGGCCCAAGGTATCTCTGACGCGATGATCTACCTAGAAGTGCAAGTAGATGAAAAAGGAAATCTGATCAATGCAAAGGTGATCAAGTCTTCTATTCGCGGATACGGTTTTGAAGAAGCTGCAGTTAAAGTAATTCGATTAGCTCGTTGGAGTCCAGGTTACGCCAAAGGAAGACCCACTCGTATGAATCATAGGGTCCCTGTCCATTTCGAGCTGGACGATAACTAA